One region of Armigeres subalbatus isolate Guangzhou_Male chromosome 3, GZ_Asu_2, whole genome shotgun sequence genomic DNA includes:
- the LOC134219617 gene encoding uncharacterized protein LOC134219617 — MYTVVQFIENQKFKVMAVPAAWVKRNVLLWPKLSNAKIESLRLAGHEFNGPTKKIPVIVCNSFKNIQLAEEAAEELSKREVSDIDNKRKRLKPAKKPKALAPKDYNKMIQGTSPEQTVLGDGTGYLQDENMFYQYADENNTSALQITGSMSYEQMKADLKVFIETTVTKSVEKAFETNFARYAALSDIEARENSAKSEDGIVENHTLINNEDELSKWNIKLNSRHLRQRFLEYFSKIIIPNAYIQKGDNACYTVVDCLFTRDFWTKMTWTGISRGNKAKRGFREYGNVIQLLGDIVRIGDPSYTAQKLELFCRNKLFRYCKPRSTCQKLRKSACRPKRSRKAAAISAGDGHNTDHEDPPSSDDDERMVGDESNFESDDEECDGNTSMDSD; from the exons ATGTATACCGTCGTGCAATTCATCGAGAACCAGAAATTCAAGGTAATGGCTGTACCTGCAGCATGGGTAAAGAGAAATGTTTTGCTTTGGCCAAAACTTTCCAATGCAAAAATCGAGAGCCTAAGGCTTGCTGGACATGAATTCAATGGACCCACGAAGAAGATTCCAGTCATAGTATGCAATAGCTTCAAAAATATCCAACTAGCTGAAGAAGCTGCCGAGGAACTCTCCAAACGTGAAGTCTCCGACATCGATAATAAGCGGAAGCGGCTAAAACCTGCCAAAAAACCGAAGGCACTGGCTCCAAAGGATTATAATAAGATGATACAAG GTACATCACCTGAACAAACAGTGTTGGGTGACGGAACGGGTTATTTACAGgacgaaaatatgttttatcagTATGCAGACGAGAACAACACATCAGCCTTACAAATAACAG GGTCGATGAGCTACGAGCAAATGAAAGCAGATCTTAAAGTGTTCATCGAAACGACTGTCACAAAATCTGTCGAGAAAGCTTTTGAAACTAACTTCGCGCGTTATGCTGCTCTGTCTGATATTGAAGCAAGGGAGAACTCCGCCAAGTCCGAAGATGGCATCGTCGAAAATCACACGCTCATAAATAACGAGGATGAGCTCAGCAAATGGAACATCAAGCTGAATAGCAGACACCTACGTCAACGCTTT tTGGAATATTTCTCAAAAATCATAATTCCAAACGCATACATCCAGAAAGGCGACAATGCATGTTATACTGTAGTTGATTGTCTTTTCACACGTGATTTTTGGACAAAGATGACATGGACAGGAATCAGCCGGGGCAATAAGGCTAAGAGAGGCTTCCGTGAATACGGTAATGTCATTCAATTATTGGGCGATATAGTGCGAATTGGTGATCCGTCGTACACAGCACAGAAATTAGAGCTGTTCTGCCGAAATAAACTCTTTCGTTACTGTAAACCACGATCTACGTGCCAGAAACTTCGGAAATCGGCATGCAGACCGAAACGCTCTCGCAAAGCAGCTGCAATATCTGCAGGTGATGGACACAATACAGACCACGAAGATCCACCTTCATCTGATGATGATGAACGAATGGTTGGAGATGAAAGCAACTTTGAGTCTGATGACGAAGAATGTGATGGAAATACTTCGATGGATTCAGATTAA